Part of the Subtercola frigoramans genome, TCGACCGTTCTCGGCCCGTTCACCCAGGCTCCTGTTCCCACCATCGCCGGCACTGCCAAGGCCGGCAGCGTTCTGACGGCCACGGCCGGTGCCTGGGCCCCCGCACCGGTGAGCGTCGCGCTGCAGTGGGCGCGGGCCGGAGTCGCCATCCCCGGCGCCACCGCCGCGAAGTACACTCTCACAGGCACCGATGTCGGGAAGACGATCACGGTTTCGGCGACCGGTACGGCAACCGGATTCATCACCACGACGAAAACGAGCCTTCCGACTGCCGCGATCGCCCAGGGCACTCTCACGACTGCGACGCCGACCATCACGGGTACGCTCGTCGCCGGTAAGACGCTGACGGCGAACCCGGGTGCATGGATGCCCGGGGCCGTCACTTTCGCCTACCAGTGGAAGCGTGCCGGCGTCGCCATCGCCGGGGCCACCGCGCCCGGCTACTCCCTCACGGCCGCAGACGTATCGAAGACCATCTCGGTCAGCGTCACCGGCTCAGAAGCGGGTTTCGCGACCGCAACGACGACCAGCGCCTCGACTACTACCGTGCTCGCTGCCCTCACCGCGACTCCGGTGCCGACGATCGCGGGCACGCCGGCCGTCGGCAAGACCCTGACCGCAACGGCTGGCACCTGGTCACCCGCGCCCGTCACGCTCACGTACCAGTGGAAGCGCTCCGGCGTCGCCATCACCGGCGCGACGTCCGCCAGCTACACGCTGACCGCGGTCGACGCAGCGAAGGTCATCACGGTGAGCGTCACCGGATCGAAAGCCGGTTACGGCACAGTCACCACGACCAGCGCTGCCACCAGCGCCGTTCTCTCCGCCCTCACCGCGACTCCAGTGCCGACGATCGCGGGTACGCCAGCCATCGGCAAGGTCCTGACGGCCTCCACCGGAACCTGGGGCCCCGCACCAGTGACGCTCGCGTTCCAGTGGAGCCGTGCGGGAGTCGCCATCCCGGGCGCAACCACCGCCACCTACACTCCGGTCGCCGCAGATCTCGGCAAGACACTGACGGTCTCCGTCACGGGGAGCAAGACGGCGTTCCTCGCGGTCGTGAAGACGAGCATCCCGACCGCTGCCGTCGCGGCGAAGTAGTGCCCGGCCACCTCGCCCGGCGAAACCACCCGACAATCGTCGGAGATTCGCGGTACTGCGCCCACATTCGCCGCAGCACCACGAATCTCCGTCGAAAGTCGATCCCCGGGCCCGGTTGCGGCACGACGGCCGGCGACCACGCTTGACGCGCAAACAGCGGGTGTGGATGATGTGGGCATGACTATCACCAACGTGCAGCTGTTCTCGGTTCCGGTGAGCGACCAGGATCGTGCGCGTGACTTCTACGTCGACACGCTGGGGTTCGACCTCGTGAACGACGTGCAGATGGGGCCGGACATGCGGTGGATGCTCGTCTCGCCGCCCGGCGCCCAGACGGCGCTCACGCTCGTGACCTGGTTCGGCACGATGCCCGCGGGTTCGCTGAAAGGTCTCGTGCTCGAGACCGATGACCTCGGCGGCGAGGTCGAGCGCCTTCGCGGTCTCGGCGTGAGCATCGGGGAGATCGAGCACGCGCCGTGGGGTTCGTTCGTGCAGTTCGACGACCCCGACGGCAACGGAATCGTGCTTCAGGCGACGGCACTGACCTCCGATTGAATAACGGATAACTCAATCGTCGGCCCTGGGTCAAGCCGCGCGAAATAGTGCGTCGGCTTGAACGAGGGCCGACGGTTGAGTGATTCGTGGCGAGTGCGGACGGTCTCCGATTCAGGGTGTCAGGCGATTCAGGGTGTCAGGCGATTCGGGGTGCCGGGCGGGTCAGGCCGGCCCGATCATCCGCGCCAGCAGGCTCTGTGGGGTGGCCGTGCGCGTGTCGATCTCGGCTGTCACGCGACCCTCGAACAGCGTGTACACCCGGGTGGTCATGACGAGCAGCTCGTCGAGGTCGGCAGAGGCGAGCAACACGCCGGTTCCCGAGGCCGCCAACTCAACGATGAGGTCACGAAGCTGCTGCACGCCCAGGGCGTTGGCACCGCGAGTCGGATGATCGAGAATCACCACGGCCGGCCGAACCCCCTCTGGCTGCCCCAGCCACAGCTCGAGTGCCTCGCGGTGTCGCTGTTCGCCGGCACTCACTCTGCCACCCGGAGCCCCGGCAGCACCAGCCCCGGGCCCTGCACCCTTGCCGCCCCGGCCGCCGACCAGCTCTGAGATGCCGCCGAGCCCGAAAGCCGGCGCCGCGGTCTCGTAGTCGCGCCCCCTGTCAACGAAGCCTAGGCGTGCGAGTCGAGCCAACATCGACGCCGAGATACGCGAGGGAATGCCGCCGAGCAACTGCAGGTCATACTTCACGTTCGCGTCGGTCGACAGGCTGAGGCCACCGGCGATCGACTCCTGCGGGTTCTTTGCCGCGAGGGGGCGACCGTTCACCTCGATCGCGCCGCTTGACGACGACCCCCACGACCGCCCGAAGAGGCTGAGGGCGAGTTCAGCGATGCCGGAGCCCTCGAGCCCGGCCAGCCCGACGATCTCGCCGCGGCGAACGCTGAGCGAAGCGTGTCGCACCACGGCGTGGGTCGCCTCGATCGGGTCGAAGGCCGACCAGTCCTTTACCGCCAGAACCACCGGACCGGGCTCGATCGACTCGTGCAGAACCCGCCGTGTCACCCGAACGTTGGCCGTCATGTAGCCGATGAGCCGCTGCGTCGTCACGTCGCCCCAGCTACCGCTCGCACCTTCGCCTGCACCACCGTCGTGACCCGAACGCTGCCCTTGTGCACTATCCCGTTCGAGCGTCTCAACCGCGATGCCACGCGAGAGCACCGTCACGCTTTCGGCGATCCGCCGAAGCTGATCGATCCGGTGGGTCGCAACGATGATCGTCATGCCGTCGGCGGCCGCCCGCGAGATCGCGACCCCGACGAGCGCCAGACCGGGAGCATCGAGGCCGCTGAACGGCTCGTCGAGCAGCAGCACACGGCGTTCGGCGACGATCGCCCTCGCGAGTTCGACCACCCAGCGTTCGGCCGGCGTCAGATCACCGGCCGGGCGAGCAGCCTTGACCGTGGCCCCTGCGCCGAGCTGGGCGAGGATCGCCGTCGTCTCCGAGTGCAGGCGATCGAACTTCACAAACCCGCGAACAGCGCGCTCACGGCCGAGAAACACGTTCTCGGCCACCGTAAGATGCGGAACGACGCTCGGCCGACCCCGCACCACGGCCACACCGGCCGCCTCAGCCTCAGCATGACCGGCGAAGACTGTCGGCACCCCGTCGAGCTCGAGAACTCCCTCGGTCACCGACAGGTACCCCGAAAGGGCTGCCAGGAGTTCGGATGATCCCGAGAGGTTCTCGCCGAGAATGCCATGCACGCTGCCCCGGCGCACCTCGAACGACACAGCACGAATGCCCGTGCCCGCCGAAGATCTCGCCGAGACAGATCTCAGGCGGAGCATCGGGGTGGGCACGGGCATCCATTCATGCTGTCAGAACGGAGACGGAACGGTACAGATGGGAACCAGTACGGCGACGAACCAGACCAGCAGCGAACCAGACCAGCTGGAGTCAGAGCAGATCAACGACCGCCGGAGCGGCGCTTGTTGTAGACGTCGAAGGCAACGGCCAGCAGCAGCACGAGGCCCTTGACGGCCTGCTGCCACTCGATGCCGATACCCATGATCGACATACCGTTGTTCAGCACACCGATGATCAGACCACCGACGATGGCGCCACCGATCGTGCCGACACCACCGGTCACCGCCGCACCACCGATGAAGGCTGCCGAGATGGCCTCGAGCTCGAAGCCGTCACCGGCCTTCGGGCCAGCGAGGTTGAGTCGGGCGGTGAACACCAGGCCGGCGAGACCGGCGAGGAAGCCCATGTTGACGAACAACCAGAAGGTGACGTTGCGGGTCTTGATACCCGAGAGCTCGGCAGCGTGCAGGTTGCCACCGATCGCGTAGATGTGGCGACCGAACACCGAGCGGGTCATGACCACGCCGTAGATCAGGATGAGCACGGCCAGCACGATCAGCGTGACGGGGATGCCCTTGAATGTGGCGAGTGCGTAGGCGAACAGTGCCACAACGGCAGAGACCAGCACCATCTTGACGATGAACCAGCCGAGGGGCTCAACGGCCTGGCCGTAGCTCTGGCGGCCGCGGCGGGTGCGGATCGACTGGACGATGAACAGAACGATCGCAATGACCGCGACACCGATGGTCAGCGGGTCGACGTCGTATTCGCCGAAGAGGTTCGTGAGAAAGCCGTTGCCGAGCGAGCGGTACAGGTCGGGGAACGACCCGATGTTCGCGTTGCCCAGCACCACAAGCGTGAGCCCGCGGAAGATGAGCATGCCGGCCAGGGTCACGATGAAGGCGGGAATGCCGACGTAGGCGATCCAGAACCCCTGCCAGGCACCGACCAGGGCGGCGATGGCGAGCGACAGGATGATCGAGACCCACCACGGCAGGCCCATGTTCACCGCGAAGACACCCGAGATCGCGCCGATGAAGGCCGCGACCGACCCGACCGACAGGTCGATGTGGCCGGCGACGATCACCATGACCATACCGATCGCGAGGATCAGGATGTAGCCGTTCTGCACGATCAGGTTCGACACGTTCTGCGGTCGTAGGAGCACGCCGTTCGTGAGAATCTCGAACACCACGACCACAAGGATCAGGGCGAGGAAGATGCCGTTCTTGCCGATGTCACTGAGCACGTGGCTGAGCGCTGACGTGAACTTGTTGTCGACCGGGTTGACCCGGCCACCGGCGGCAGTGTCGTCAGCCGGCTTCGTCTCGAGATCGGACATCAGATTCGTTCCTTTTCCATGGTCATGTACTTGATCAGCGTTTCGGGTGTTGCATTCTCGATGGGTACTTCGCCGGTGATGCGGCCTTCGGCGATGGCATAGATGCGGTCGCAGATTCCGATGAGTTCTGGCAGCTCGCTCGAGATGACGATGACGCCCTTGCCCTCTGCGGCGAGGCGGTTGATGATCGTGTAGATCTCGTACTTCGCACCCACGTCGATCCCGCGGGTCGGCTCATCGAGGATGAGCACGTCAGGGTCGGAATAGATCCACTTGCTCAGAACGACCTTCTGCTGGTTACCACCACTCAGCTTGCCGACCTTCGACAGCACCGACGGTGCCTTGATGTTCATCGACTTGCGGTAGCCGTCGGCGACCTCGTATTCCTTGTTGTCGTCGACAAGTCCGCCCTTCTCGAGCTTCTTCAGCGCAGCCATCGAGATGTTGCGCTTGATGTCTTCGATCAGGTTGAGGCCATAGAACTTACGGTCTTCCGTGGCGTACGCGAGACCGTTCTCGATCGCCTCAGACACCGTGCGGGTCTTGATCTCGACGCCGTTCTTGAAGACCTGGCCCGAGATGCGTGTTCCGTAGGAACGCCCGAAGAGGCTCATGGCGAACTCGGTGCGCCCCGCTCCCATGAGGCCAGCGATTCCGACGATCTCGCCACGCTTGACGTTGAGGTTCACATTGTCGACCATGATGCGGGTCGGGTCCTGCGGGTGGTAGGCCGTCCAGTTCTCGACGCGCAGGATCTCCTCGCCGATGTGCGGCGTGTGATCGGGGTAGCGGTGCTCGAGGTCACGGCCGACCATGTCTTTGATGATGCGCTCTTCGGTGACGTCGCTCTTGGCGATCGTCTCGATGGCCTTGCCGTCGCGGATGACGGTGACGGTGTCGGAGATCTTCTTGATCTCATTGAGCTTGTGACTGATGATGATCGACGTGATGTTCTGGCCCTTGAGCGAGAGGATCAGGTCGAGCAGGTGATCGCTGTCTTCGTCATTGAGGGCAGCGGTCGGTTCATCGAGGATGAGGAGCTTCACTCGCTTCGAGAGTGCCTTGGCGATCTCGACGAGCTGCTGCTTGCCGACGCCGAGGTCACGAACCTTCGTGGTCGGGTTCTCGCGCAGGCCGACACGGGCAAGGAGTTTCGAGGCCTCGATGTTGGTCTTGTTCCAGTCGATCAGGCCGAAGGCGCCTGTGATCTCGTTGTTGAGGAAGATGTTCTCGGCGATCGAGAGAAAGGGGCTGAGCGCAAGCTCCTGGTGAATGATGACGATGCCCTTGGCCTCGCTGTCACTGATGTCACGGAACTCGACGGTCTCGTTCTCGAAGACGATGTCGCCCTCGTAGGTTCCGTGGGGGTATACACCGCTCAGGACCTTCATGAGCGTGGACTTGCCGGCACCGTTCTCGCCACAGATGGCGTGGACCTCGCCGCGGCTGACGTCGAGCGTGACATCCTGCAGCGCCTTGACGCCGGGGAATGTCTTTGTGATATGCCGCATTTCCAGGATATTGGTGGTCACAATAGTCCCTCCCTCAGGCTTGCTGAACGTCGATGGTTGGTGGATGGATGTCTGGGGTGTTGCTTCGATACGGCCCACAATGGGCCTACTCAACCGGCGAAAGACGCTGGTTGAGTAGGCCCGAAGGGCCGTATCGAAACCGGTGGTGCGTGGTGTTAGCCGTTGACCTGAGCGTCGGTGTAGTAGCCACCGTCGATCAGAACGCTCTTGATGTTGTCCTTCGTGACGACGACCGGCTGCAGCAGGTAGGCCGGAACGACCTTCTTGCCGTTGTCGTAGGTCTTCGTGTCGTTGGTCTCAGGAGTCTGGCCCGAGAGAACGGCACTTGCCATCTTGACAGCAACCTTCGCGAGTTCGCGAGTGTCCTTGTAGATGGTCGAGTACTGCTCGCCGGCAATGATCGCCTTGACCGAGTCGAGCTCAGCGTCCTGGCCGGTGATGATGGGGAAGCCGGCGCCGACGGTGTAGCCCGCCGAGGTGACAGCCGAGATCAGACCACGTGAGATGCCGTCGTAGGGCGACAGGATGCCGTTGACCTTCGTGGTGCCGTCGGAGTAGGTCGACGTGAGGATGTTCTCCATGCGCGACTGGGCGGTGGCCGGGTCCCAACGCAGCGTTGCCACGGTGTTGAAGTCGGTCTGGCCGCTCTTGACGACGAGCGTTCCGTCAGCGATGTACGGCTTCAGGGTGTCCATCGCGCCGTTGAAGAAGAACGTCGCGTTGTTGTCGTCGGGGCTACCGGCGAACAGCTCGATGTTGAACGGGCCCTTGGCGCCGGTCTTCGCTCCGCTTGCGTCGAGAACGCCGAGACCAGTCAGCAGTGACGTGCCCTGCTCGACACCGACCTTGTAGTTGTCGAAGGTCGCGTAGTAGTCGACGTTGGCCGAGTCACGGATCAGGCGGTCATAGGCGATGACCGGGATCTTGTTGTCGGCGGCGTTCTGCAGCGTGTTGGTGAGCGTGGTGCCGTCGATCGAGGCGATGATCAGTGCTTTCGCACCCTTGGTGATCATGTTCTCGAGCTGGCTGACCTGGGTGGGGATGTCGTCTTCTGCGTACTCGAGGTCGACGGTGTAACCGGCTGCTTCGAGCTGCGTCTTGATGTTGTTTCCGTCGGCGATCCACCGCTCAGACGACTTGGTCGGCATTGCAACGCCGATGAGGCCACCCGCACTGGCGGCTGCGCCGCCGGTGGAGGAACCTGACGATGAACCGCTCGAGGAGCAGGCGGCGAGTGAAATCACCATGGCGCTTGCGGCCAGGAGAGAAAGAACAACCTTCTTCTTCACTGTATTTCCTTTCAATTTGTGCATGTGGACTTCGTTGTCAGCAGGTGCTGTGTGAAGGTAATGCGGTGGTGGGGTGATGCGGGGTGATGCGGGTGTTGCTGTGATTACAGGCCGTGCGCGAGTCGGTAGTGGACCTGGTTCCGCCGGATACCTGACTGGGAATCCCGGAGGTCTGTGCTCTCGCCGATGGCGAGAAATTCGTGGGTGGTAGTGCGGGCTTGCGCGGGCGTCACTTCATGGCCCCCTTGGGAGCCTGGCCGTAGACGTTCTGGTAGCGGTCGAAGAGCGAGTCGATAGCCGACTGCGGCAGAGGCAGAGGTTCGCCGA contains:
- a CDS encoding VOC family protein; amino-acid sequence: MTITNVQLFSVPVSDQDRARDFYVDTLGFDLVNDVQMGPDMRWMLVSPPGAQTALTLVTWFGTMPAGSLKGLVLETDDLGGEVERLRGLGVSIGEIEHAPWGSFVQFDDPDGNGIVLQATALTSD
- a CDS encoding ATP-binding cassette domain-containing protein codes for the protein MPVPTPMLRLRSVSARSSAGTGIRAVSFEVRRGSVHGILGENLSGSSELLAALSGYLSVTEGVLELDGVPTVFAGHAEAEAAGVAVVRGRPSVVPHLTVAENVFLGRERAVRGFVKFDRLHSETTAILAQLGAGATVKAARPAGDLTPAERWVVELARAIVAERRVLLLDEPFSGLDAPGLALVGVAISRAAADGMTIIVATHRIDQLRRIAESVTVLSRGIAVETLERDSAQGQRSGHDGGAGEGASGSWGDVTTQRLIGYMTANVRVTRRVLHESIEPGPVVLAVKDWSAFDPIEATHAVVRHASLSVRRGEIVGLAGLEGSGIAELALSLFGRSWGSSSSGAIEVNGRPLAAKNPQESIAGGLSLSTDANVKYDLQLLGGIPSRISASMLARLARLGFVDRGRDYETAAPAFGLGGISELVGGRGGKGAGPGAGAAGAPGGRVSAGEQRHREALELWLGQPEGVRPAVVILDHPTRGANALGVQQLRDLIVELAASGTGVLLASADLDELLVMTTRVYTLFEGRVTAEIDTRTATPQSLLARMIGPA
- the mmsB gene encoding multiple monosaccharide ABC transporter permease, which gives rise to MSDLETKPADDTAAGGRVNPVDNKFTSALSHVLSDIGKNGIFLALILVVVVFEILTNGVLLRPQNVSNLIVQNGYILILAIGMVMVIVAGHIDLSVGSVAAFIGAISGVFAVNMGLPWWVSIILSLAIAALVGAWQGFWIAYVGIPAFIVTLAGMLIFRGLTLVVLGNANIGSFPDLYRSLGNGFLTNLFGEYDVDPLTIGVAVIAIVLFIVQSIRTRRGRQSYGQAVEPLGWFIVKMVLVSAVVALFAYALATFKGIPVTLIVLAVLILIYGVVMTRSVFGRHIYAIGGNLHAAELSGIKTRNVTFWLFVNMGFLAGLAGLVFTARLNLAGPKAGDGFELEAISAAFIGGAAVTGGVGTIGGAIVGGLIIGVLNNGMSIMGIGIEWQQAVKGLVLLLAVAFDVYNKRRSGGR
- the mmsA gene encoding multiple monosaccharide ABC transporter ATP-binding protein; its protein translation is MRHITKTFPGVKALQDVTLDVSRGEVHAICGENGAGKSTLMKVLSGVYPHGTYEGDIVFENETVEFRDISDSEAKGIVIIHQELALSPFLSIAENIFLNNEITGAFGLIDWNKTNIEASKLLARVGLRENPTTKVRDLGVGKQQLVEIAKALSKRVKLLILDEPTAALNDEDSDHLLDLILSLKGQNITSIIISHKLNEIKKISDTVTVIRDGKAIETIAKSDVTEERIIKDMVGRDLEHRYPDHTPHIGEEILRVENWTAYHPQDPTRIMVDNVNLNVKRGEIVGIAGLMGAGRTEFAMSLFGRSYGTRISGQVFKNGVEIKTRTVSEAIENGLAYATEDRKFYGLNLIEDIKRNISMAALKKLEKGGLVDDNKEYEVADGYRKSMNIKAPSVLSKVGKLSGGNQQKVVLSKWIYSDPDVLILDEPTRGIDVGAKYEIYTIINRLAAEGKGVIVISSELPELIGICDRIYAIAEGRITGEVPIENATPETLIKYMTMEKERI
- the chvE gene encoding multiple monosaccharide ABC transporter substrate-binding protein yields the protein MVISLAACSSSGSSSGSSTGGAAASAGGLIGVAMPTKSSERWIADGNNIKTQLEAAGYTVDLEYAEDDIPTQVSQLENMITKGAKALIIASIDGTTLTNTLQNAADNKIPVIAYDRLIRDSANVDYYATFDNYKVGVEQGTSLLTGLGVLDASGAKTGAKGPFNIELFAGSPDDNNATFFFNGAMDTLKPYIADGTLVVKSGQTDFNTVATLRWDPATAQSRMENILTSTYSDGTTKVNGILSPYDGISRGLISAVTSAGYTVGAGFPIITGQDAELDSVKAIIAGEQYSTIYKDTRELAKVAVKMASAVLSGQTPETNDTKTYDNGKKVVPAYLLQPVVVTKDNIKSVLIDGGYYTDAQVNG